The Microaerobacter geothermalis genome has a segment encoding these proteins:
- a CDS encoding C40 family peptidase, whose amino-acid sequence MKKSKLLNLLIAGSIALSGLTGFSSAVSAQTERQDIVNIANKYIGYQITNYNSADFVSYVYKKEGINLSSSIYGLRQEGVLIQNQNELQAGDILFFGTSPKNLLASGIYLGDRKFIIAYKPYKKIKVLNLDSSIAQKYYLGARRVINHQPETPINVPSKTPNNKPNDQNNTPGNQPFDSKNFSQIRQNIINAGMKYLGTPYEYGSSRSDTSTFDCSDFVRQAFKDGAGIVLPTNSRTQAAYVKQKGNYTTDWRKLKPGDIMFFMSYRGYKPSDYKGIDPSTQRITHNGIYLGDGKVLHTYSQESGGVRIDTIEGKHWESRFIFGGSAL is encoded by the coding sequence ATGAAAAAGAGTAAATTGCTAAATCTTCTTATAGCAGGAAGTATTGCCCTAAGCGGCCTAACAGGCTTTTCATCAGCGGTTTCCGCACAAACTGAGAGACAGGACATTGTAAACATAGCAAATAAATACATTGGATACCAGATTACAAATTATAACTCTGCCGATTTTGTGTCATATGTTTATAAAAAAGAAGGGATAAACCTGTCAAGCAGCATATATGGTCTAAGGCAGGAAGGGGTGTTGATACAAAATCAGAATGAGCTTCAGGCCGGAGATATTCTATTTTTCGGGACAAGCCCAAAAAATCTTCTCGCTAGCGGCATTTATTTGGGAGATCGAAAATTCATCATCGCCTATAAACCTTATAAAAAAATAAAGGTTTTAAATCTGGATTCCAGTATCGCTCAGAAATATTATTTGGGTGCAAGAAGAGTGATCAACCACCAACCTGAAACGCCAATCAATGTGCCAAGCAAGACGCCGAACAATAAGCCAAATGATCAAAATAACACTCCGGGAAACCAGCCTTTTGATTCAAAGAATTTTTCACAGATCCGTCAAAATATCATAAATGCTGGGATGAAATATCTCGGAACTCCTTATGAGTATGGTTCAAGCCGTTCAGATACCTCAACATTTGACTGCTCCGATTTTGTCAGACAAGCCTTTAAAGATGGGGCAGGAATTGTGCTTCCAACCAATTCAAGAACCCAAGCAGCTTACGTAAAGCAAAAAGGAAACTATACAACCGACTGGAGAAAGCTGAAACCGGGTGATATCATGTTTTTCATGTCATACAGAGGGTACAAGCCTTCCGATTATAAAGGTATCGACCCCTCAACTCAAAGAATTACCCACAATGGGATCTACTTAGGAGATGGGAAAGTTCTTCACACCTATTCCCAGGAATCAGGCGGCGTCCGTATAGATACCATTGAAGGGAAGCATTGGGAAAGCCGATTTATCTTTGGAGGAAGTGCACTGTAA
- a CDS encoding TatD family hydrolase: MELAYNSNYLKEKGKNRFLDPEKVKRRLSYYTSKDGEEMKIIDSHIHLDSYEEEIRTQILDDLEENHISALIAVSTDFESSKKNLLLHHQYANVYPAFGYHPEQSLPSEEKLAAFLAWIRKHKRDLVAVGEVGLPYFLRRKKENTDFSFEAYIDVLEKFILLAKELDKPIILHAIYDDAPIACDLLEKHGVQKAHFHWFKGDPETISRMIKNGYVISVTPDILYEPETQVIAKQYPLEQLLVETDGPWPFKGPFNGEHTHPKMIHYSLKKIVALKGVPTKDVYRIIFENTKKFYRLEI, from the coding sequence ATGGAACTGGCATATAATTCCAATTACCTGAAAGAGAAGGGAAAGAACCGTTTCCTTGATCCGGAGAAGGTCAAACGCCGTCTGTCTTATTATACCTCGAAGGATGGAGAAGAAATGAAAATTATTGATTCCCATATTCATTTGGATTCCTATGAAGAAGAAATACGGACACAAATTCTAGATGACTTAGAAGAGAATCATATTTCCGCATTAATTGCGGTTTCGACGGATTTCGAGTCATCAAAAAAGAATTTATTATTACACCATCAATATGCGAATGTATATCCTGCATTTGGTTATCATCCCGAACAATCCTTACCTTCGGAGGAAAAGCTTGCAGCCTTCCTAGCGTGGATTAGAAAACATAAACGAGACTTGGTTGCAGTTGGTGAGGTAGGGTTGCCGTACTTTTTACGAAGGAAAAAAGAAAATACCGATTTTTCCTTTGAAGCCTATATAGATGTATTAGAAAAGTTCATTCTATTAGCCAAAGAACTAGACAAGCCGATCATTTTGCATGCGATTTACGATGATGCTCCAATTGCCTGTGACTTGCTTGAAAAACATGGAGTTCAGAAAGCGCATTTTCACTGGTTTAAAGGAGATCCAGAAACTATTTCACGAATGATTAAAAATGGGTATGTTATTTCTGTAACACCAGATATTTTATATGAACCAGAAACCCAAGTAATAGCGAAGCAATATCCTTTGGAGCAACTACTCGTGGAAACAGATGGTCCATGGCCATTTAAAGGTCCATTTAATGGTGAACACACTCATCCTAAAATGATTCATTATTCACTAAAGAAAATTGTTGCGCTAAAAGGCGTTCCAACGAAGGACGTATACCGTATTATTTTTGAAAACACGAAGAAGTTTTACAGATTAGAAATATGA
- a CDS encoding FAD-dependent oxidoreductase translates to MYDIAIIGAGPAGASAALFTAKAGKKTLLIDNDKGMTRRAWFENFYGIMEIGGPEMVELGEKQAQKFGAELVRDKAVDIQKKGDAFQIQTENGQYEAKYVILATGAITDVAEKIGIRTKPGTEPRIKTVLDVDINGKTNIDGIWAAGTCAGVSVHAIITAGDGAKVAINVISEINGERYVDHDVLKA, encoded by the coding sequence ATGTATGATATCGCCATCATCGGTGCTGGTCCTGCTGGGGCAAGTGCGGCTTTGTTTACTGCAAAGGCAGGAAAGAAAACATTGCTCATTGACAATGATAAAGGGATGACAAGAAGGGCTTGGTTTGAGAACTTTTACGGAATCATGGAAATTGGCGGTCCTGAAATGGTTGAATTAGGAGAAAAGCAAGCTCAAAAATTCGGGGCAGAGCTTGTTAGGGATAAAGCTGTTGATATTCAAAAAAAAGGCGATGCTTTTCAGATTCAAACGGAAAATGGTCAATATGAAGCAAAATATGTTATTCTCGCTACGGGAGCAATTACAGATGTAGCAGAAAAAATCGGTATTCGTACAAAACCCGGAACAGAACCAAGAATAAAAACAGTATTAGATGTGGATATCAATGGGAAAACGAATATCGATGGAATTTGGGCTGCTGGAACTTGTGCGGGTGTTAGTGTACATGCCATTATAACCGCAGGTGATGGGGCAAAAGTGGCAATTAATGTGATTAGTGAAATCAATGGAGAAAGATACGTAGATCACGATGTGCTAAAAGCTTAA
- the fdhF gene encoding formate dehydrogenase subunit alpha → MVVFFYNSISGGRNEMQTNYGVITDLYEVQTICSFCGTGCGLNVQVVNGKIESVRGDKNNPSNHGETCIKGSMGWGYVYSSKRLTQPLIRKNGQFVSASWDEALDLVSKRFNEIKQDYGPDAFGCFSSSRSTNELNYLAAKFMRTVLETNNIDSCNRTUHAPSVTGLVTVFGMGAATTSYEELENTDLIIAWGSNTQECHPIIFNHMRRGIKNGAKMIVIDPRQIDQTKLAYKWLPVRVGTDIALANGMAHVIIDEGLYHHEFVKRATEHFEAYREQVKRYTPEFVEKITGVSANDIREVARMYAKADKAIINWTLGITEHHNGTENVFSIINLALLTGHIGKYGSGLNPLRGQNNVQGGGDMGALPNRLTGGWNYDDSEGRALFQQVWGKPIPKKVGKHQTAMLEAMARKEIKALYVIGENPIQSDADSNHVKRLFRDLEFLVVQDIFLTQTAQFADVVLPAAGWAETEGTFTNSERRIQRVRAAIQPPGDARQDHWIVQDLANRMGAGWNYQSEKEIWDEIRLVAPNFSGITYEKMEREGGIQWPCRNENEPGTKFLHERLWKEDVGKRAPFHPVEYQPPAEQPDEEYPFQLTTGRRLAFYNTGVQTQNYKNVKDAEDFLEICAEDAEKLGIGNGEVVRVSSRRGAVSVKAKISKKLSPGLVFMTFHFPDLAPTNVLTIQATDPLAGTAEFKSCAVKIEKIK, encoded by the coding sequence ATGGTGGTATTTTTTTATAATTCGATCAGTGGGGGTAGAAATGAGATGCAAACAAATTATGGTGTAATAACAGATTTATATGAAGTACAGACGATTTGTAGCTTTTGCGGTACTGGCTGTGGGTTGAACGTGCAAGTTGTTAACGGCAAGATTGAATCTGTTCGAGGTGACAAAAATAATCCGAGTAACCATGGCGAGACATGTATCAAAGGTTCGATGGGATGGGGATATGTTTACAGCAGTAAAAGATTGACACAACCTTTGATTCGCAAGAACGGCCAATTCGTATCCGCTTCATGGGACGAGGCTTTAGATTTGGTTTCCAAGCGTTTTAACGAAATTAAACAGGATTACGGGCCCGATGCTTTTGGCTGTTTCAGTTCGTCACGTTCAACTAACGAACTTAACTACTTGGCGGCTAAATTCATGAGGACAGTCCTGGAAACAAATAACATCGATAGCTGTAATCGTACTTGACACGCACCCAGTGTCACCGGTCTGGTGACAGTTTTTGGAATGGGAGCGGCAACCACATCTTATGAAGAATTGGAAAATACCGATTTAATCATTGCTTGGGGTAGCAACACTCAGGAATGTCACCCTATTATCTTTAACCATATGCGCCGGGGAATTAAAAATGGAGCTAAAATGATCGTTATCGATCCCAGACAGATTGATCAGACGAAACTAGCCTATAAATGGTTACCGGTTCGCGTAGGTACGGATATTGCCCTCGCGAATGGCATGGCTCATGTCATCATCGATGAAGGATTATACCATCATGAGTTTGTGAAACGGGCTACCGAGCATTTTGAGGCGTATCGGGAACAGGTGAAACGGTATACCCCTGAATTTGTAGAGAAAATTACGGGAGTGTCAGCTAACGATATCCGGGAAGTGGCCCGGATGTATGCCAAGGCTGATAAAGCAATCATAAACTGGACGTTGGGGATTACGGAACACCATAATGGTACGGAAAATGTATTTTCCATTATTAATCTGGCCCTTCTTACCGGACATATTGGAAAGTATGGTTCAGGTTTGAACCCTTTGCGTGGGCAAAACAATGTGCAAGGTGGAGGGGACATGGGGGCTTTGCCCAACCGTTTAACAGGAGGATGGAATTACGACGACTCGGAAGGGCGTGCTTTGTTCCAACAGGTTTGGGGAAAACCGATACCGAAAAAAGTCGGGAAACATCAAACTGCCATGCTGGAGGCAATGGCCAGAAAAGAAATCAAAGCCCTATATGTGATAGGTGAAAATCCGATTCAATCGGATGCTGATTCCAATCATGTAAAAAGACTGTTTAGAGATCTGGAATTCTTGGTTGTACAAGATATTTTTCTTACACAAACAGCGCAGTTTGCTGATGTTGTGCTACCTGCTGCCGGTTGGGCTGAGACGGAGGGAACGTTTACCAACAGCGAAAGGAGGATACAGCGGGTACGGGCTGCGATTCAACCTCCCGGTGATGCAAGGCAAGATCACTGGATTGTCCAGGATCTCGCTAACCGTATGGGAGCGGGATGGAATTATCAATCGGAAAAAGAGATTTGGGATGAGATTAGGCTAGTTGCTCCTAATTTTTCTGGAATTACCTACGAAAAAATGGAGCGGGAAGGCGGAATCCAGTGGCCTTGCCGAAATGAGAATGAGCCTGGAACCAAATTCTTGCATGAACGATTGTGGAAGGAGGATGTTGGAAAACGGGCTCCTTTCCATCCGGTTGAATATCAGCCTCCCGCTGAACAACCGGATGAAGAATATCCGTTTCAATTAACGACAGGGCGTCGATTGGCCTTCTACAATACAGGTGTTCAAACACAAAATTATAAGAATGTAAAAGACGCGGAAGATTTTCTGGAAATCTGTGCAGAGGATGCAGAAAAATTAGGAATTGGGAATGGAGAAGTGGTAAGAGTAAGCTCGAGGCGGGGTGCAGTTTCCGTAAAAGCGAAGATTAGCAAGAAGTTATCCCCGGGGCTCGTTTTTATGACCTTCCATTTTCCGGATTTAGCCCCCACAAACGTATTAACCATTCAGGCAACAGATCCGCTAGCAGGGACGGCTGAATTTAAGTCATGTGCTGTAAAAATTGAAAAGATAAAATAA
- a CDS encoding L-lactate MFS transporter: MEKIKNRWLIAAAAVGIHISIGSVYAWSVFTKPLMNQFGWGLKQVSLAFSIAILFLGLSAAFLGHFVERHGPRKSGTLAAIFFGLGIVGSGLAVKLGSLYLLYLFYGVMGGIGLGVGYITPVSSLVKWFPDRRGLATGLAIMGFGFAALISSPIMARLIESVGIANTFFILGIAYFVLMFASSQYLAPPPHGWMPAGFKAQVDSGKKKIKQDLSQLSANQAVKTRRFWFLWLMLFINVTSGIAVISVASPMAQEIAGMDKLAAATMVGLMGLFNGAGRIGWASFSDYIGRPNTYTAFFAIQIIAFFLLPMTTNAFLFQIIIFLILTCYGGGFASIPAYIGDLFGTKELGAIHGYILTAWAAAGLAGPIFASWIRETTNSYSGTLTIFAGLFVVAFIVSLLIRIDIKQLRNLKTQMGIDLAG, from the coding sequence ATGGAAAAGATAAAAAATCGTTGGTTAATTGCTGCTGCTGCTGTAGGGATTCATATCTCTATCGGTTCCGTGTATGCATGGAGCGTTTTTACGAAGCCGCTGATGAACCAATTCGGTTGGGGGTTGAAACAAGTTTCCCTCGCTTTCAGTATCGCTATTTTATTTCTTGGATTATCCGCCGCATTTTTAGGACACTTTGTAGAAAGGCACGGTCCGCGTAAGTCCGGAACACTGGCAGCCATATTCTTCGGATTAGGTATAGTCGGTTCAGGTCTCGCCGTAAAGTTGGGTTCACTCTATTTACTGTATTTGTTTTATGGAGTTATGGGAGGAATTGGTCTCGGGGTTGGTTATATTACCCCCGTTTCTTCACTTGTTAAATGGTTCCCTGACAGACGGGGACTCGCAACGGGCCTTGCCATCATGGGTTTTGGCTTTGCTGCACTGATCAGCAGTCCCATCATGGCTCGGCTAATCGAATCTGTTGGAATTGCCAATACGTTTTTTATACTTGGCATCGCCTACTTTGTTCTTATGTTCGCATCATCTCAATACCTAGCTCCGCCGCCGCATGGATGGATGCCAGCCGGATTTAAAGCACAAGTTGATTCTGGCAAAAAGAAAATCAAACAGGATCTGTCGCAATTATCAGCCAATCAAGCCGTAAAAACGCGCCGATTTTGGTTTCTCTGGTTAATGTTGTTCATTAACGTTACTAGTGGCATCGCTGTCATTTCCGTTGCCTCGCCAATGGCGCAAGAAATCGCCGGCATGGATAAGCTTGCCGCAGCGACGATGGTCGGGTTAATGGGTTTGTTTAATGGCGCGGGTCGTATCGGGTGGGCTTCCTTTTCCGATTACATAGGAAGGCCTAATACGTATACTGCATTCTTTGCTATTCAAATTATCGCCTTTTTCTTGCTGCCTATGACAACCAATGCTTTCTTGTTCCAAATTATTATTTTCTTGATTTTAACTTGTTACGGCGGTGGATTCGCATCCATCCCTGCTTATATCGGGGACCTTTTCGGAACGAAAGAACTTGGAGCGATCCATGGTTATATTTTGACCGCTTGGGCGGCTGCAGGACTGGCGGGTCCGATATTTGCCTCATGGATTCGGGAAACAACCAACAGCTACAGCGGGACATTAACCATTTTTGCAGGTCTGTTTGTCGTCGCATTTATCGTTTCTTTGCTTATCCGTATCGACATCAAACAACTGCGCAATCTCAAAACGCAAATGGGAATAGATTTGGCAGGGTAA
- a CDS encoding DUF2294 domain-containing protein produces MDILRKKEAELANVIRHFRKQYVGKGPERIKVTIFGNMILVYTEGNLTPVEKFISKKETGKQAVVEARSEMVKELYRKHFPGEIEEIVRAQFIDLFIDINIQRDTSMTVFIFDRMLVSGL; encoded by the coding sequence ATGGATATACTGAGGAAAAAGGAAGCAGAACTGGCCAATGTGATTCGCCACTTTCGTAAACAGTATGTCGGGAAAGGACCGGAACGAATTAAAGTTACGATCTTTGGAAACATGATTCTCGTTTACACAGAGGGTAATTTGACTCCTGTAGAGAAGTTCATTAGTAAGAAAGAAACTGGTAAACAGGCTGTAGTTGAAGCTAGATCAGAAATGGTGAAAGAACTGTACAGAAAGCATTTTCCCGGTGAAATAGAAGAAATTGTCCGGGCTCAGTTTATCGATTTGTTTATTGATATTAATATCCAACGTGATACGTCCATGACTGTTTTTATTTTTGACCGAATGTTGGTATCCGGCCTGTAG
- a CDS encoding DUF2294 domain-containing protein: MIEEKVKWRVEEVSKIVSALRKKTCGKEPDRIETKLIENMAVVSMTGVLTPVEKFICQTEQGKRTVRDARTELIKRQYQEEHPVHLEEVVGANFVELFTDINIEKDWALTVFVFDRPIDGK; encoded by the coding sequence GTGATCGAAGAAAAAGTAAAATGGCGAGTGGAAGAGGTTTCCAAGATAGTCAGTGCTCTTCGCAAGAAAACGTGTGGTAAAGAACCGGATCGGATTGAAACGAAACTCATAGAAAATATGGCGGTTGTTTCCATGACAGGTGTACTTACCCCTGTTGAAAAATTTATTTGCCAGACTGAACAAGGGAAAAGGACGGTACGTGATGCCCGTACGGAACTGATTAAACGGCAATATCAAGAAGAGCATCCTGTTCATTTGGAAGAAGTGGTTGGTGCCAATTTTGTTGAATTGTTTACTGATATTAATATTGAAAAAGATTGGGCACTAACTGTCTTTGTTTTTGATCGTCCTATTGACGGCAAGTGA
- the fdhD gene encoding formate dehydrogenase accessory sulfurtransferase FdhD, with product MTNLPITRNKLMIKYNEHQFYFEEDEIVTEYPLTIFLNDQEFATLVCTPSDLEELIIGFLASEGAIRSYQEIKDIMINPNHGIAYVDLNRPFQLNQQFFSKRRITSCCGKSRQSFYFFNDARTAKPVQSSTNITPSDCFRLMDYLQKSSTLHQITGGVHNAALCTPEQIVVRYSDIGRHNALDKIFGHCLKMGIATEDKILVFSGRISSEILLKAAKIGVGVVLSKSAPTTLSLQLAEELGITIIGFIRDNRLNIYTHTE from the coding sequence ATGACAAATCTGCCCATTACCAGAAACAAATTAATGATCAAATATAATGAACATCAATTTTATTTTGAAGAAGACGAAATTGTTACCGAATATCCCCTGACGATCTTTCTCAATGACCAAGAATTTGCTACTTTGGTGTGTACTCCCTCTGATTTGGAAGAACTGATCATTGGGTTTCTTGCCTCAGAAGGAGCAATCCGATCTTATCAAGAGATTAAGGATATCATGATTAATCCCAATCACGGGATTGCCTATGTCGATCTTAACCGTCCGTTTCAACTGAATCAACAATTTTTCTCCAAAAGACGTATCACGTCCTGCTGCGGAAAAAGCCGTCAATCCTTTTATTTTTTTAACGATGCCCGCACAGCTAAACCGGTACAATCATCCACCAATATCACACCAAGCGACTGTTTCCGTTTGATGGATTATCTACAAAAATCTTCAACTCTTCACCAAATCACAGGTGGTGTTCACAATGCGGCCCTCTGTACGCCTGAACAGATTGTCGTCAGATACTCGGATATTGGCAGGCATAATGCTTTGGACAAAATATTCGGCCATTGTCTGAAAATGGGAATTGCCACTGAGGATAAGATTCTTGTATTCAGCGGGCGCATTTCATCAGAGATTTTGTTAAAAGCGGCCAAAATTGGCGTCGGGGTCGTTTTATCTAAATCAGCTCCTACCACACTTTCTTTACAACTAGCTGAGGAACTGGGAATCACCATTATCGGCTTTATCCGGGATAATAGACTAAACATTTACACCCACACGGAATAA
- a CDS encoding group II intron maturase-specific domain-containing protein translates to MRNKGGSEIYVFCHIPSKKAMKKMRQQVKDYLAPRNKLYVDIQDLVKGLNRKIYGWKNYYSISPIGAKWLNRIDWYILERLTLFWNKKKNKRHKHARMGEVRKITKHTLAKLTT, encoded by the coding sequence GTGCGAAACAAAGGGGGAAGCGAAATCTATGTTTTCTGCCACATTCCAAGCAAGAAGGCCATGAAGAAGATGAGACAGCAGGTCAAGGATTACCTTGCCCCAAGGAACAAATTGTATGTAGACATACAAGATCTGGTTAAGGGGTTGAACCGCAAGATATACGGATGGAAGAACTACTATTCCATCTCCCCGATAGGCGCGAAATGGCTCAACCGTATTGACTGGTACATCCTTGAACGTCTCACGCTTTTCTGGAACAAGAAAAAGAATAAGCGACACAAACATGCACGTATGGGCGAAGTGAGGAAGATCACAAAGCATACACTGGCAAAATTAACCACGTAA